The following is a genomic window from Melitaea cinxia chromosome 7, ilMelCinx1.1, whole genome shotgun sequence.
TacctgataaaataaaaaaagtattttaatctaatattccacccatttaaatatatatattacgtttATTAGACAGTGCATGAATAATTTTTCTACAACTATGCAGAAACAGATTAAATATGTCTAGTCATTTTTGACGATAATTGACTTCGCACAAGTACTCGACAATGCCTCAAGTACTTGAGGTATTATATCAGCAAACTTTAGTCCAATACATTATCTcgatatacataatttaaaaaaaaaactataatgataagtataaactatttttatgtaatactagcgacccgccccggcttcgcacgggtgcaatgctaatactaaatatactacagaatgccTTTATTTAtggtatgaagctagcttatagcatggttattaacataataacaacattcaaatatgcgtccttagattacacgttgttacagaatacgttgaagaaataaagggtcactgctcgttccccgtaggtaatagcgtgataatttgtagcttatatgttgacccgacttcttaataatattcgggccaaatttgaagtaaatccatgcagtactttttgagtttatcccggacatacatacagacaaacagacaaaaattctaaaaactatatttttgtcttcggtatcgattgtagatcacaccccaagtattcttttaaaaaaatattcaatgtacagttttgactttcctaccattttattatatgtatagatcagCTTGATTACTAAAAACGTTTTGAAAATGGAATAATACAAAGCAAAGCTAAAGGCAACGCATAAAATGCGAACAGTCTCTGAAGACGAAATCCGACATAACGTAAAGGAAGACGCTCTTTTTTAGTGCCTCTTATGTGTTGAATTAAAACTTTCTTCGTTTTGGgttgattataattatgtatatgaagtgaataaattttattcacttCTTAATAGTTTTGGGTATATCTTTAATGGTGTTAGGTCCGTGCTTAAAATAAAGATTAGCCGTAAAAACAGCATACatggatttaaaaaattacaaaacaatcaTGTTTAACAGTTTCAACATTAGGCTTTCATGCGATCTTTCTAGAGAGAAGATATATACCTGAGATAATACCAGGTGAAACCTAGATCGAACTTCattgtttaattaaacttcATTGATTAATAAACGTAGTCTGTGCGCGATTTCATTGCACAACAGATATAGGTATGCCGATATACGTATGTATGATTTTCAATACGTATTGAATCATTTTCATTATACACATGAAGGTATATATGCCACCTTATGCCGGATTTCGTACAATAAAATGCTGGCGTCaatgttaaagaaaaatattatttggaaAATCATAAACAAATTATAGGCGTTAAGGGTTTAAGGTGATACAGaatgaaagaaaattataaatgtctTACGTACGTTACGtgtgtattatgtattaaaacgAAGAAAATCCACTTCTAGTCTAAGATATAAGTTCGAACTTTAATATCCGGCACTCGGCTGTCGTCTGTACCTAGTACCTACTCCACTCAGATGAGTGATACTGTCAAGTGTCAACTGTGTATCtccatagataaataatattttacaacatcGAGTACGTCTATCGtctatacattaaaattattctaatttatGCTGTCGTCGGTCACACTTACCCCAGCAAGCAAGTCATAGTCGACAActggtaatataattataaattagatGTCTTAAATATGActcttgtaaaaaaatatttcatacaaaattcatGATTTCAAAATCTTTAGTTTGATAATGACCCTTTGCAGGGCTTATGTAGgacttaatatgtttttataacaatttttaatacttacaatgcttagattattttaaatctacgttaaataattaaattattataatgttattatgtAGTTATGTCAAATGTTTCTAGTAACACAATCATTATTAGTGTTCTTAGTAATATTAAACGTTATACGGTTACATAGGATGCGTTCCGGTAAACGATCGCAACGATTGTATGGACCTCTCTATCATTTCGCGGTCCACATAAGGCCCGTGGTAATCGAGAGCGATCGCTCGACTTCATAGATAACGTCGCTGTTCGCAACCACATCGCGCCCACTTCGCCCACAAAGTATAGGTTGGTCAAGACTCAAGTTGGCTTTCATTTAAACGTGGTGGAAATTCAAAAAAACAACTGTTAATGTCAAATTGTAAACGTTATCAGAACTTGATGAACTTTACTCAAAAACGCAATGATAAATTCACAGGAATTaatgttgaattaagttttattcaaatccatgcgaaatatttTCTTACAACCCCCACAACTGCATGTTTTATCAAGCCGCCATATCATTGCGATAGCACAACGCTTAAATATGCGTTCCACCTGTAAAATTCGCCTACACAGCCCGCGGTATTTTTACGTTCGTGGAAGTTcagtggaacggcaatttcagcggtcgtgaTAGATAGCATTACGGGCTTTAAGTAGAACGTAGTGATTATTGTAGCCGCATAAATATCTATGCTCTATATGCGTAGTTATATTAATCTGTGGTCGCTTGTCATTTATTTCATAATCAGTGCTTCGTGATCAGTGTATTAACCAATGATATATTCAACTTCCAAACGTACCTGTTTgttgtaaaaatttaacaacTGTTCAGGTGGTTCTCATTTcatgtaaattattaaattcgtGTCAGCTATCACGCTCTGATTCTGTTGGAATGGTTTTGCTTTAGATATTGAAAATGTCGTCTACTACATCAAGCGTGAAAGAATCATTTGAAGACTTTTATTCAGAGGTAAATGTAATCAAAATTCATATGTTTTGTATGTcgctattgttattattttggttATTTATGTGCATATTGATTTTTAGGTTAAAGAAATTGAAAAGAGGGATTCAGTTTTAACTCCAAAGCAACAAATAGAAAGATTGCTCCGGCCAGGATCGACATATTTCAACTTAAACCCGTTTGAGGTATTGCAAGTTGATCCAGAGAATAGTTTAGAagaaatcaagaaaaaatatcGAAGGCTATCAATACTTGTTCATCCGGATAAAAACATAGTAAGTAACGTGGAATTATATTTCTATCTCAAaagaaataacctaaaaaataaataaaaaatttacaacataAGATTTTGTAGTTATAGATACGTTTTACATGTCTCATTATTAgtacaactaattaaaataaattattatgtttgaaaatgataattcaaattttaaagtgaaacaCTGCCATAAACATCTCttctcattttatttaaaaaacacatGTAGATAATAACTTACATTTAGAGGAGATCCTAGATTTTTCGCTGAGACGGTGTATCCGTCAACATTTGATTTTTATCCACAGATGGGAACGTTTGCATACCCTGAGCCAACCAGCACTGCTTGTACGTAGGTAAGATATGGTTGCCGTAAGAGATGTTTGATTCATTATACCATTATCAAACatctaaacaaacaaattaatctatattctaaaaaataacAGTTATAATTGAATGTAATACTTAATTGCGTGTAAgagttatatttgtatttaattatattacatgaagttaaaataaaaataaaatatatatttctatataaaatattatctggAATTAACATATGTTATTTGAGGAGATGATAGAGCTACCCCAAAGTGTCATTGTGttcataacaaataatattattggttTAAAATTAGATGATACTTCTTTGACTTTTAGGATGATTCGGAACGAGCCCAACAGgcgtttgaaattataaatagagCCTGgaaaacattagaaaatgaagaaacaagaaaaaaatgtttggatATATATGAAGAAGCAAAAGAGCGCACGGATCACATGGtaggttttattttaacaagTAAAACTGTGCCTCACAATTCATGTCACCAACATGcagtatccgccaacccataATGGAGCAGTGTGGCAGATTAAGCACcaatccttatcctacatgCTTAAAGATgcctaagcccagcagtgggatgtatcAGGCTGATTCATTACAATTTATGCATTAATCATAAAATTCACTGTTTGTTGTAATGATAtctatcttctatataaataataattttactggttaaaaaaaatgaatgttgctaagcgcataactcgagaatggctcgaccaattcggttaatttatttttttgtatgttccttaaggctcacggaaggttttaatactaaaaaaattaagaaaaagaaatatttttactactaaCTATTGATAGAACAAAGTCTGCCCGCGGCAGCGGCAGCTagtattctaataataatatgatgttTAATGCGTATATCAGTTGTTATTTTTTCTGTAATGATCTGTTTTTGAGTTAGGTTATATGCTGTAAATGGTTTGGCCATTGATATCAGGAGtctttaataaaagttttaatttatttagcttacaataatatattattttcaatcttatttgttgattatatctgttaaatttaaaaaaaaatattacctactttCAAATAATAGCAATAAAGCTTAATATAacattgttgtatttttaagttaaacatGTTTTAATAATTGCAGATTGAACAGAAACGTAAAAAGCAGAAGAAAGATGGCCGAATAGCTGAAGGCATACCAGAAGATGATCCAGAAAAGTATAAACATGCAGTTTATGTTATGACTATGAAGGTTTGCATTTTATAATGACTGTATAGATGGGTGTTAATAAGATTTTGAAGagaaatttgtttttcttttttttaatatatttatacatcattacagcctatacagttcactgctggacataggcctccacaagtttacgtcaaaaataacgtgaactcatgtgttttgcccatagtcaccacgctgggcaggcgggttggtgaccgcagtactggctttgtcgcaccaaagacgctgctgcccgtcttcggcctgtgtatttcaaagccagcagttggatggttatcccgccatcggttggcttcttaatttccaagatggttgtggaaccttgttatcccttagtcacctcttacgacacccacgggaagagagggggtggctaaattctttagtgccgtagccacacagcaatatatttatacacaatgggtaatataataatgtgtttAAAGAAAAGccaaaaatagttaaatatttaattaagtttggAATAAGAAATAATCTTGTTCGATAAGGTCATCAAGTTAACAACTTAGTAAAGCAAGTTAtcattaattacttataaaaataattattttgagttttaactatcattatcatcacaccACTATGAAATAGCAGTATCTAAGATGTACTTACTGTAAGTGGCCGTTTGcccttttttcttttcttcctATGTACGGGTTGTATCATAATGCCAAAGAACTGTAGCTATATGTGCACAACAACTTACCACTCGTGCACCTACATTATACAATCAGTAGCACCCACAAATTGGTGGAGAGAAGCagttattataacatttaatccatgcgttttatatttttgaagatgaATGTCGCAACTGTAATTAAACATAGATAATGTCATGCCTTTCTTTATGGATATAGTTTGAACAGCCCTAAATTGTCAAAATGTTTTTCTGTATAACTCATAGTCTGTTTAATCTGATAAACACCAATAGTTAAATTATGCAGCACTGTCATAGTCAATTGTTGAAGATCTTTTAAAATACTTGCATGTAGTGTGTCCCAAACTACTCGACGTTTCATACAGTTTTCTTAttcaattaagttttttatctaatttggattgattatatgtacataatgaCCAATAATATCTGAGAGTTCAGAATAAACTGACTTAACACCATATCAATTATCGACCATTTGACGGCATTTGACATAACTTAAATCTAAGGtaccttaaaaaaaagaaattttgcgAAGATTTCTTTATGAAGAAATCTATGAAATCTGTTGAACCAAAAATTACCATGCATACATAACTAATAATAtgacatatacatatatcaaaatacatattaatcaAACAGGCATTTTAACAATTTACATgttgtgatattttaattattaaactatttttaatcacAGTGACTAACATACAAGCACACTGGACCAAcgctattaattatataattatgttactgaGATTGCACTGATGGGTAAAAAAGTAAAAGCTGCCAAAATGATCCATTTTCCACAAAAATACCTAAAACTATTCAAATTCtaagcaaaaacaaaaatattaatgaaagaTATTGTGCAAAATGCACAAAGTTTGTAgtctagtattaaaaaaatgtagtaataaGGGTCTGTGCTGTTATTTAACATTGGTTATTGACGCCCATCTTTTTATGACACCTtgcacaataattaaatactttaaaaatgtagGGAAgggattggtttttattaacaacccatttttattttgcttaGAAGAAACAGGATTGTGACACCATTCAGGCGGAGTTAATGTCAAAATCCTGTAAAaactgtgtaaataaatatttatgttttaactacATACATGATTGACtgtaggcaacttaatgcttgtgtaaatgacaatttataatattttttggagATAATGGATATTTATTACCAAACCTACTGAACCAATTGACATCTATAGTTTGTATACATAGCTAACTTTGTATACCAACTATCAAATGATTAGTGGAAATAAACCATTCAGATAAGCAAAATAGGGATCAAACGAATAACCGCCAAAACAATAGCCAACTCTGAGACTGCTGCCCAAACATGTTGccaaatcaattttaataaaaaactagatacattcttaatatttaattgccACTCACAGTTGTATACTTTGTATACATTAATACTGCTCTTTTTATACAGTTGTTTGCTGATATGGAACGTAAGCGTCAACATTTAGAGACTCGTGATATGGAAGAAAGAAAACGTAAACGTGAAGCGGAAATTGAACAGGAGGAACAAAtgtcttttgaaaaagaatggGCTAAGAACTTTGAGGTAATTTTAtaatcgatatatatataagatatactagctgactcggcaaacgttgtcttgccgagTCAGCGAGGTGGTagaatttagggttgtatgtatttttcaatgccaaatcataataaaataaaaaataaataatttatcaaaaaaaaaattcaaataattgagggtggactacccttaacatttagggggatgaaaaatagatgttgttcgattctcagacctacccaatatgcacacaaaattgcatgacaatcggtcaagccgtttcggaggagtttaactacaaacaccacgacacgagaattttatatattagatataaataaatagaatatctTATTGTTGGGATAAAATTGAATGGGTGTATTTAATTATAGTGGAATAAAAGCAGCCCTGTAAGCCTTTGCTATTGATGACGTATTCTTAATTGATATTCAATGTGGAGATATTGTTGTGGTTTAAAGCTTTCTCAACTTATTATtgctttatttatattcaaaggCTACTGTAGTTTTAACCaaagtaatatttacaaaagttTTCAAATACATAAAGTgtgatgttaataaaattaaacaattctataataattatgtaaattattgcTATAATTCTAGGAGTCACGTCAAAACCGCGTCGATAGTTGGAAGAGCTTCCAATCTGGAAGCAAagagaagaaaaagaaaaaaataatgggGTTCAAACCTCCCAAGCCCAAACCGGAGAGTAGATAACTTTAGTCTAAGGTACCTTAAATAATGTAGTTTAAAGTTATCTTTATGAAGAAATCTATGAAATCTGTTGAACCAAAATTACCGTACATAGATAACTCATGGatcatattatatatcattgACATACACGACgaaaatacacacataaataaagCAGGCCTTTAACAACTTATATGTTGTAatgttttgattattaaaaaaattttaaacatatttgacTAAAAGTAAATGActttgttttgaatttaatttgtatattcgtgatatatttatttgagattaCAGTTTTCatagattattattagtatCGTAAAAAATCTCAATCACTATAATTTTCTttgatagtttaaaaaaatataccctAAACAGTgttagaaaaagaaataaaaaaaattcgcaattcttttttatatgactaggtcggcaaacaagcatacggctcacctgatagtaagcgattaccgtagtttaaaaacgtctgcaacacaataagcatcgcaagcgtgttgccgaccctatctccaatcaGCAGCATCtccatgagctctggtcaccttacaacacaatactgcttgaaaacagtattatttagctgtggtcttctgtaaggtccaggtactatcccagtcgggctgctccatattttgtgcaggaaatttcctgctgtgccctacctcagttaatacaTATTCACTTTGaaagtcaaaatattttaaattcatgaTACATATCGTACTAATAATACAATAGTACATTAATTcaaaatagattatttttcaGAATCGGAAGAACCGGATAATCACTCTCTTATTATAGGTAGAAAACTAATGAATGCTTtggttttttttagtaaaattcaaGCAATTGTCTTTTTACCCataatgaagaaaaaaatactgATACAGAAATTATTTAAAGCTTGAAAGTCATATACAGCaactattgttttaattaataatataaatatttaaaacatacacacacggtcgcctgttcttaaagtaagcaacttaatgcttgtgatataggtaacagccgactggtatatagctacatttgtTGTTGCTGgacctgtgtataagaccgtggTCCGTTCCGTGGTCGTAAGTAAAGATGACGCAATATTGAGACCTCCCCGGCTTCGACAGTCGGTcagtgataaataattttttttaacgtcatCTCTTATTCATTTTTTACAGTATCTCAATGATTGTTTTAATCATCTTTGGATGTTTGAATTTCACGTTTGAGCATAATGATAAGTCAAATTCGataatttttgagttaaaacACAGTTGTATTATTAgtgcgatataatttttattaggtttttattaatacttcgCATATACTTACAACTAGGGCgtacattaatattttcatttcgtgaaatttttgttgtataaatccactgaataaaaaaatgcaCCATTGTATTGTGTAACAAACAAATGATTAATTCTAATTACATTTATTGTCAGTTTGGCTACCGTATTGTATTTGTTCATTACACAAGtgttaaattgaattaaatataacctTTTCCACATTAATTCgaatttaacattattacaattagtataaaatatttttactgtaaacTTGATGTATGATATAATGAAATTTTCTCTTATATCGAAATGTCTGTTTACAACTTATGGATAATGCAACCGTCCAATACGAATTGTTCATTCTTTTCCTTTAACTGTCTTAATActtcaaatgtaaaaatataaatgcgtACTTGTCTGTTTTTACAATTTCTCTAGTACTTGTATTACTCACttcataatttttacattatattttgtcatcatttgtgaaaaatattaaagtgaCTGATAGTAAGCAATGAAGTAGAAACTAACcttacctaacctaacctaatgGTATATTCACCATTACCCGTTATTACCTATGAGTGCGTACACTgctcataataattattaatgccGTAATTTCGacccaattttgtttattttttactattataaaaattaataattttgttatattgtcTTTGACATCAGATCGTCATACtatgttatgttataaaattttctctgtataaaaataaaattcttacagatctaataatgttaaaaaaattatttgtcttGTTTACCTACTACATATTAGGTAAAATACTAGTTTTAAGTTATTgacataattaattactgatTTAGATTaggcaataaatataaaaaaaaactaccgttgttgttttttttttatctttttctctTTCAACAATCGTTTTACTCAGCacaagttattaataaatttgtctTATAATAGAACTAAAATAGCTTATTAAATTCTGTGTTAGCAATAGACTAAGATAgaatttgtaattgtttttaattccaATTTGTCATCATAACAGATTGTATAAGCCGTCCTCCAGATACTGACGATATATGCGAAGTGGTTGGAAGAAGTTAGAAGTCGAGAACTGAAGACCGAGCTCAGTTGCGTGTCATTGGAGAGACCAGCAGTTGAAGCTGTCCCACATTTTAGCGTTAAATCACGTCCTTACTGTAAAATGACAccgaattttaaaattgatacgAATTAGATAACAAAAAATAGTAGCTCATATACACTCCCTCTACCCTAATTTTAGCTATAccgaccccaagcatagcccgttcgaCGCACGTcgagcgactttaaatttgtgtacTAGTCTCCTCGTCAGTGTGCACGTCTCGGCACTGTATGTTAAAACAGacacattgctcgaagacttttacCTTCAAggattgcggaatcttcgaagtaaagactcgacgaagcctgccatcTACCGATACCGGTCACGGTATGACTtatttgttaaacataacttccGTTTTGTCTAAATTCATACCGAGAGTGACTGGTGGGGGGGCGTTAGCGCaactgtcacagcactggtttgtggcggttgcgggttcgattcccccacatgacaaacatttttattggccatatagatgtctCTGTggtctttgtgggtctctccattgtgcctcggagagcacgttaaaccgtcggtccgtGTTGTTacctatcatgtacacctgatagcggtcgttattcatagtagggaatgaatccgcatttgagcagcgtggtatgtccagcagtgggatattacaggctgaagcgaaatataTTCGgcagattatacaaaagacaaGAATATAAttagccgctgtgtatggcatttgtggagtACGAGAAAGCCTTTGACTCTGACGAGACCTGGGTTGTCCTGGATTATCTGCAGAGATATCCATATTGACAGATTACATATCGATGTACTGAGATGTATGAACGACACGGCGACGATGACATTTTTCGCCGACCGCGACGTGGGGTAAGACaaggagatgtaatatcaccgaaactgtttaccaatGGATGTCTTAAAGACCTTGGACTGGTGGGAACGAGGTATCAACGTCAACGACGAATACATTTAAACGAAAAACGGCTATTATATTATAGcacaaacaattatattatgatggacttcaacattttaaatgtacattttaGATGACAGCAAAAGTACTCGAGAACCACTTGAAAAATTAagctgtttttaaccgacttccaaaaaaaggaggaggttctcaattccattgtatttttttaatgtatgttaccttagaactcTAGACTGGGTGGACAAAatccaatgtttttttttttagtcgaaaggtgttgcgtgtcatctagtcgcatttaaatttaattgagatcggacaagtacttttcgagttatatctaataatgcgtatttacttgaccatgttttcgtcgacctacgttgtattataccgcataacttttcaccgggtttaccgatttcgatgattcttagTTAATCGGAAGCTGATGACTAATTGTTGagtatttgataacgcgtatttactttttttcgtgtacttgtcgatgtaattgaagccggttttattttagtttgcatacacaattattttatgtcaggagactattaataaaataaactaaggaAATAACTATAGattaaaggaaaaattactTGCTTGGTTAAAATGCTTGGATTACAACGCTACAGAGAATGTTTTAATAACAGTTAAACAATAACCATTGACTGACGTGAT
Proteins encoded in this region:
- the LOC123655304 gene encoding dnaJ homolog subfamily C member 8, producing MSSTTSSVKESFEDFYSEVKEIEKRDSVLTPKQQIERLLRPGSTYFNLNPFEVLQVDPENSLEEIKKKYRRLSILVHPDKNIDDSERAQQAFEIINRAWKTLENEETRKKCLDIYEEAKERTDHMIEQKRKKQKKDGRIAEGIPEDDPEKYKHAVYVMTMKLFADMERKRQHLETRDMEERKRKREAEIEQEEQMSFEKEWAKNFEESRQNRVDSWKSFQSGSKEKKKKKIMGFKPPKPKPESR